Proteins encoded within one genomic window of Nakamurella alba:
- a CDS encoding SRPBCC family protein, which translates to MTETSRTFTVTPPPATVLSYLEDFGHAEEWDPGTETCTREDAGPVGVGSQWHNVSKIAGREVELTYTLKERSASRLVFVGENDSATSTDTIDVVPAGTGSEITYTADVEMHGAAKLATPIIKLIFEKLGNETEDQMSDTLNRLQH; encoded by the coding sequence ATGACCGAGACCAGCCGCACCTTCACTGTGACACCACCACCGGCGACCGTGCTCTCGTACCTGGAGGACTTCGGCCACGCCGAAGAATGGGACCCGGGCACCGAGACGTGCACCCGCGAGGACGCCGGCCCGGTCGGCGTGGGCTCTCAGTGGCACAACGTCTCGAAGATCGCCGGACGCGAGGTGGAGCTGACCTACACGCTCAAGGAGCGCAGTGCGTCCCGGTTGGTGTTCGTCGGCGAGAACGACAGCGCGACCTCCACCGACACCATCGACGTGGTGCCCGCCGGTACCGGCAGCGAGATCACCTACACCGCGGACGTCGAGATGCACGGTGCCGCCAAGCTCGCCACGCCGATCATCAAGCTGATCTTCGAGAAGCTGGGCAACGAGACCGAGGACCAGATGAGCGACACGCTGAATCGTTTGCAGCACTGA